A region from the Hydrogenimonas sp. genome encodes:
- a CDS encoding diguanylate cyclase/phosphodiesterase (GGDEF & EAL domains) with PAS/PAC sensor, whose protein sequence is MIGKVLDRFVPQESVLHRFMREHLLVMLCRKAPVTMGAIVVMATLILVTLQPFTNPYLIWGWYFCVTILSLLRLFKAVSGCSGSVKPLDERYASFRKEALLMAVLWGAASFALYPQGEPLYEVLLVLSIVMIASASAANLAADRVIAEINIYLLLFPAAIRVMIVGDLFHAVLSVAIVLYALLLIMSIRQIGSLLQKGIRQHGELGELQSRMRMLLEQTPAGIFHCDTDLKIVECNRVFTEILGVSKEELIGLDLNGMKDRKLLDIMKRVLGEKRTLGYNGPYTSMLSGKKIWISATIAPLIGSEGELEGAIGVVEDKTREHEALERAEFLAYHDPLTSLPNRKLLGDRFDSQIAQAGRKGHYSALLFLDLDRFKHINDTYGHNIGDELLKESAARLLKVLRKSDTVCRLGGDEFIIFLPMISENLTESVNHTLLVSQKIHKTLAEPFYIEKHTLHVSTSIGAVMIGTRGESLDEVLRCADIAMYHAKRLGRGVTSFYEDFMDEQIKKSIRMEKELADAIEQGELKLYYQPIVDISTNEVVGAEALLRWEHPSGMTILPSEFIPVAEESHLIHRMGEWVINSVCLALKRWESDGRSIPPYVGINLSPKQLRYNGFFEQASGIIESCGIDPGKIKFEITENLLIEDSELARELIGRFKARGIGFIIDDFGTGYSSLSYLKKFEFEVIKIDKSFVGDILKDKGDIALVKAILDIAKQFNYRVIAEGVESREQREKLKELDPSILYQGYLYSRPLCEAEFLKLLEKTG, encoded by the coding sequence GTGATAGGCAAGGTGTTGGACCGATTCGTACCGCAAGAGAGTGTGCTTCACCGGTTTATGCGTGAACATCTGCTTGTCATGCTATGCAGGAAGGCTCCTGTGACAATGGGCGCCATAGTTGTCATGGCGACTCTGATTCTGGTGACTCTCCAACCCTTCACTAACCCTTACCTTATATGGGGATGGTACTTTTGTGTAACCATTCTGAGCCTGCTGCGTCTGTTCAAAGCAGTAAGCGGCTGTTCCGGGAGTGTGAAACCTCTGGATGAGCGTTACGCCTCATTCCGGAAAGAGGCTCTTTTGATGGCGGTGTTGTGGGGGGCTGCATCATTTGCCCTCTACCCGCAGGGAGAACCGCTGTATGAGGTACTGCTGGTTCTCTCTATTGTTATGATAGCCTCTGCAAGTGCGGCAAACCTGGCTGCCGACCGCGTTATAGCGGAGATCAATATCTACCTTCTGCTCTTCCCGGCCGCTATAAGGGTTATGATTGTCGGCGATCTTTTCCATGCCGTTCTTTCTGTTGCAATCGTTCTTTACGCTCTACTGCTAATAATGAGCATAAGGCAGATCGGGTCTCTCCTGCAGAAGGGGATCAGGCAGCATGGAGAACTCGGAGAGCTCCAGAGCAGGATGCGGATGCTGCTTGAGCAGACCCCTGCCGGAATATTCCACTGCGATACGGATTTGAAGATAGTGGAGTGCAACCGGGTCTTTACGGAGATACTTGGAGTCTCCAAAGAGGAGTTGATAGGGCTGGACCTTAACGGTATGAAAGACAGAAAACTTCTCGATATCATGAAGCGTGTACTGGGTGAAAAACGTACTCTCGGGTATAACGGCCCGTATACAAGTATGTTGAGCGGCAAAAAGATCTGGATAAGCGCAACAATCGCCCCGTTGATAGGTTCGGAAGGGGAGCTGGAAGGGGCCATTGGGGTTGTCGAGGATAAGACCAGGGAACATGAAGCACTTGAGAGAGCCGAGTTTCTGGCCTATCACGACCCTCTTACTTCTCTTCCAAACAGAAAGCTTCTCGGAGACAGATTCGACTCCCAGATAGCCCAGGCGGGAAGAAAAGGGCACTATTCGGCGCTCCTTTTTCTAGACCTGGACCGCTTCAAACATATAAACGATACATACGGTCACAATATCGGGGACGAGCTTCTGAAAGAGAGTGCAGCAAGACTCTTGAAAGTGCTTAGAAAAAGCGATACCGTTTGCCGTCTCGGTGGTGACGAATTCATTATATTCCTCCCGATGATAAGTGAAAATCTGACGGAGAGTGTCAACCATACTCTATTGGTGAGTCAGAAGATACACAAGACACTGGCCGAGCCGTTCTATATAGAGAAGCATACACTTCATGTATCGACGAGTATAGGGGCCGTAATGATCGGAACCAGGGGCGAGTCTTTGGATGAGGTTCTAAGGTGTGCCGATATCGCAATGTACCATGCAAAGAGGCTGGGAAGGGGTGTAACCAGTTTCTATGAAGATTTTATGGATGAGCAGATAAAAAAGAGTATTCGTATGGAGAAGGAGCTCGCAGATGCGATAGAGCAGGGTGAGCTGAAACTCTATTACCAGCCTATCGTAGATATATCAACCAACGAGGTAGTTGGAGCTGAAGCACTCTTGAGATGGGAGCATCCAAGCGGTATGACGATACTGCCTTCGGAGTTTATTCCCGTAGCCGAAGAGTCGCATCTGATCCACCGTATGGGTGAGTGGGTTATAAACAGCGTCTGCCTCGCACTGAAAAGGTGGGAGTCTGATGGTAGGAGTATCCCCCCGTATGTCGGCATAAACCTGAGCCCAAAGCAGCTGCGCTACAACGGATTTTTCGAACAGGCGTCAGGAATCATCGAAAGCTGCGGTATCGATCCCGGCAAGATCAAGTTCGAAATTACGGAGAATCTTCTTATCGAAGACAGTGAACTTGCCAGGGAGCTTATAGGGCGATTCAAAGCGCGGGGGATAGGATTTATAATCGACGATTTCGGTACGGGCTACTCATCCCTCTCCTACCTGAAGAAGTTTGAGTTCGAGGTGATCAAAATAGATAAATCATTTGTAGGCGATATATTGAAAGATAAAGGAGACATTGCACTCGTAAAAGCGATATTGGATATTGCCAAACAGTTCAACTATAGAGTCATTGCCGAAGGGGTAGAGAGCAGAGAACAGAGGGAAAAGCTGAAGGAGCTCGACCCCTCCATACTCTATCAGGGTTATCTCTACAGCCGGCCCCTGTGCGAGGCGGAGTTTTTAAAGCTGTTGGAGAAAACCGGTTAA
- a CDS encoding periplasmic nitrate reductase NapD: protein MNISSIVVQVRSEYVDEVVETLKNADFCDYHFHDKSIGKIIVTVEGEDVGEEIAKVKKIQAVPHVIAADMMMAYSEEELEKERSKLETGPNVPEMLNDDSIRAEDIVYHGDLKKMNL from the coding sequence ATGAACATATCGAGCATCGTAGTACAGGTCAGAAGCGAATATGTTGACGAAGTAGTTGAAACACTCAAAAACGCAGACTTCTGCGACTACCACTTTCACGACAAATCTATCGGGAAGATAATCGTTACCGTCGAAGGTGAAGATGTGGGAGAGGAGATAGCGAAAGTAAAAAAAATACAGGCCGTTCCACATGTGATCGCCGCCGATATGATGATGGCGTACAGTGAAGAGGAGCTGGAAAAAGAGCGCTCAAAGCTGGAAACAGGCCCGAATGTTCCTGAAATGCTCAACGACGACTCGATCAGGGCGGAAGATATCGTATACCATGGTGACCTGAAGAAGATGAATCTTTAA
- a CDS encoding periplasmic nitrate reductase component NapL — translation MMKSLWLMLAASVMLFAAPEVVKPHATIEVEGNVVEIVVKGEKLYAATDAGKMEVYDWKSRKLLSEVKFKKIHDFMGDEIEPKVFGVDVDRSGNRVLLLVQDEGGERILYIRESGKTERLLDKKAHISMREVRFVDDDHLLIATMSDELILFEISTKKELYRNKLSLSVFSDFQLNEDHTKVASTCESGIVYIVDVKSGKVLKKLEGGNKDNVFKVDYKNRSVLACGQDRKAVLYRLPSGSMTIYETDFLVYAGALNKDASLSAFSLNEKNDIGIFDNSTKEMKYRLTGQNSTLNTIIFINDKELISSSDDNKILIWRLP, via the coding sequence ATGATGAAGAGTCTCTGGCTGATGCTTGCCGCCTCCGTGATGCTTTTTGCGGCACCGGAAGTCGTAAAGCCGCACGCAACAATCGAGGTGGAGGGCAACGTTGTAGAGATAGTTGTAAAAGGAGAGAAACTTTACGCCGCTACAGATGCGGGGAAGATGGAAGTTTACGACTGGAAGAGCCGCAAACTCCTTTCTGAAGTCAAGTTCAAAAAGATTCATGACTTTATGGGAGACGAGATAGAGCCGAAAGTATTCGGTGTAGATGTGGACAGAAGCGGAAATAGAGTTCTTCTTCTGGTACAGGATGAGGGGGGAGAGAGAATACTCTATATACGGGAGAGCGGAAAAACGGAGCGTCTGCTCGATAAAAAGGCCCATATCTCGATGAGAGAAGTCCGCTTCGTAGATGACGACCATCTGCTTATAGCCACTATGAGCGACGAGCTGATTCTGTTTGAGATTTCTACAAAAAAAGAGCTTTACAGAAACAAACTGAGTCTATCTGTCTTCTCCGACTTTCAGTTGAACGAAGATCATACGAAGGTGGCCAGCACATGCGAGTCGGGAATAGTATATATAGTCGATGTAAAGAGCGGAAAAGTTCTGAAAAAGCTCGAAGGGGGAAACAAAGACAACGTATTCAAGGTCGATTATAAAAACAGAAGCGTATTGGCCTGCGGCCAAGATAGAAAGGCGGTACTCTACAGGCTCCCTTCGGGCAGTATGACTATATACGAAACCGATTTTCTGGTATATGCGGGAGCTTTGAACAAGGATGCTTCTCTGAGCGCTTTCAGCCTAAACGAAAAGAACGATATAGGAATTTTCGACAACTCAACCAAAGAGATGAAATACCGCCTTACAGGGCAGAACTCTACACTAAATACCATCATTTTCATAAACGACAAAGAGCTTATAAGCTCCAGTGACGACAACAAAATTTTAATTTGGAGGTTACCATGA
- a CDS encoding ferredoxin-type protein NapF → MVDEGRRGIFASLSSALKGEKREKRAPIRPPYNSDPDLFHRLCPDCIDKQCAKVCEEEIITIGSDGTPELSFSSRGCTFCDDCMKGCEAGVLSDAGVNFIKAEVDIDVLKCMAWHHTICSSCKDPCLEDAIAFLGLFRPEIDPKRCTGCGWCIPVCPSGAINITSI, encoded by the coding sequence ATGGTAGACGAAGGGAGAAGAGGCATTTTTGCCTCTCTCTCCTCGGCATTGAAAGGGGAGAAGAGAGAAAAACGGGCGCCTATAAGACCGCCATACAACAGTGACCCGGATCTTTTTCACAGACTCTGTCCCGACTGTATAGACAAACAGTGTGCCAAAGTGTGTGAAGAGGAGATAATAACTATCGGAAGCGACGGAACGCCTGAACTTTCTTTTTCAAGCAGAGGGTGCACCTTCTGCGACGACTGCATGAAGGGATGTGAAGCGGGAGTTTTAAGCGATGCAGGTGTAAACTTCATAAAGGCAGAAGTGGATATAGACGTTCTGAAGTGTATGGCCTGGCACCATACAATATGCAGCAGCTGCAAAGATCCGTGCCTTGAGGATGCGATAGCTTTTCTCGGGCTCTTCAGGCCCGAAATCGATCCGAAGAGGTGCACGGGATGCGGATGGTGTATTCCTGTCTGCCCGTCCGGCGCAATAAACATCACATCGATCTGA
- a CDS encoding nitrate reductase cytochrome c550-type subunit: MKKMILMALSAALVLGMSACANKTAESAVQMDEQELNSANAPIVTEEELGLRKENLYTEQTTAPVRAQYTSAAPGSAERFQRSYENAPPLIPHSVDGLLPIKKDNNACLGCHMPDVAKSVGATPIPKTHFMDFRTQKMLDHLAEQRFNCSQCHVPQANVPTLVKNTFEPYYRNPSEKSKSNLIDTLNEGVK, encoded by the coding sequence ATGAAAAAGATGATTCTAATGGCGCTTTCAGCTGCGCTGGTTCTGGGCATGAGTGCCTGTGCCAACAAAACCGCGGAGAGTGCCGTACAGATGGATGAACAGGAGTTGAACTCCGCCAACGCTCCGATAGTGACAGAGGAGGAGCTCGGACTTCGAAAAGAGAACCTCTATACAGAGCAGACAACTGCACCGGTAAGAGCGCAGTACACCTCCGCCGCACCGGGAAGCGCGGAGCGATTCCAGAGATCGTATGAAAACGCTCCTCCGCTGATCCCGCACAGTGTAGACGGACTTCTTCCGATCAAAAAAGACAACAATGCATGCCTGGGATGCCATATGCCGGATGTCGCCAAAAGTGTCGGTGCCACACCGATTCCGAAGACACACTTCATGGATTTCAGAACCCAGAAGATGCTGGATCACCTTGCCGAGCAGCGATTCAACTGCTCTCAGTGCCATGTTCCGCAGGCGAACGTTCCGACACTTGTCAAAAACACGTTCGAGCCGTACTATAGAAACCCCTCAGAAAAGAGCAAGTCCAACCTTATCGACACACTCAACGAAGGTGTCAAATAA
- a CDS encoding polyferredoxin NapH: MSKIFKMRYLILRRLTQIGLLFLYFSANAYGWKVLTGTLSSSTLFQTVPLADPFAILQMLSAGAVMGIDVFIGAAIVVIFYGIIGGRAFCSWVCPVNMVTDLANWLRRKLLLDKAERKVWVSRNARYWVLVLSLIVSAITGVAAFELVSPITIFNRGVIFGMGMTGAVLLAIFLFDLFGVKNGWCGHICPLGGAYSLIGRFSLVRVRHNEPNCTLCMKCKEVCPESEVLFMIGKESTTVNMGECVNCARCIEVCDDDALGFSIRDFATSKAKGEKR, encoded by the coding sequence ATGAGTAAAATATTCAAAATGCGCTATCTAATATTGCGCCGTTTGACCCAGATAGGCCTGCTTTTCCTCTACTTTTCCGCCAATGCGTACGGCTGGAAAGTTCTGACAGGAACTCTGAGCTCCTCGACGCTCTTTCAAACCGTGCCACTTGCAGATCCGTTCGCGATACTGCAGATGCTTTCCGCAGGTGCCGTAATGGGGATAGACGTCTTTATCGGCGCGGCCATAGTCGTTATCTTTTACGGCATTATAGGCGGGCGGGCGTTTTGCAGCTGGGTCTGTCCGGTAAATATGGTGACGGACCTTGCCAACTGGCTCAGACGTAAACTTCTGCTCGACAAGGCGGAGAGAAAAGTGTGGGTCAGCCGCAACGCCAGGTACTGGGTGCTGGTTCTCTCCCTGATCGTCTCGGCGATTACGGGAGTAGCGGCATTCGAACTTGTAAGCCCGATAACCATCTTCAACCGGGGAGTCATCTTCGGGATGGGTATGACAGGCGCAGTGCTGCTCGCAATCTTTCTGTTCGACCTCTTCGGGGTGAAAAACGGGTGGTGCGGGCACATCTGCCCGCTCGGCGGCGCCTACTCGCTCATAGGCCGCTTCAGCCTTGTAAGGGTGCGTCACAATGAACCCAACTGTACACTCTGCATGAAGTGCAAAGAGGTCTGTCCGGAGAGTGAAGTGCTTTTTATGATAGGAAAAGAGAGTACGACGGTAAATATGGGTGAATGTGTCAACTGCGCACGCTGTATAGAAGTGTGCGACGATGATGCACTAGGGTTTAGTATTAGAGATTTTGCAACAAGTAAAGCCAAAGGAGAAAAGAGATGA
- a CDS encoding ferredoxin-type protein NapG: MNTQNPKRDTKPKITERRRFLTIMAQSVGLSALGGLIWTGYVEEAKATPLLLRPPGAVPEKDFLRMCIKCGQCAEACPYDTLIIAKPGDGRPMGTPYFIPRDIPCYMCTDIPCVPVCPTGALDQKSVSREENGKEVLDINKAKMGLAVIDTESCVAYWGIQCDACYRACPILGEAITIDYIRNERTGKHAKLVPIVHADHCTGCGLCEHACVTEKAAIFVLPREVAMGKPGDYYVKGWSEKDQERIKQRDLSKLQTKTERSEKRAQDYLNMDEGLFDE; this comes from the coding sequence TTGAACACTCAAAATCCGAAGAGAGATACCAAACCCAAAATCACCGAAAGACGGCGATTCCTTACCATTATGGCCCAGAGTGTCGGACTATCGGCACTCGGTGGACTCATATGGACAGGATATGTGGAAGAGGCGAAAGCTACGCCGCTTCTGCTTCGCCCTCCCGGGGCGGTGCCCGAAAAAGATTTTCTGCGCATGTGCATCAAGTGCGGCCAGTGTGCGGAGGCGTGCCCTTACGATACGCTCATAATCGCCAAACCGGGAGACGGAAGGCCGATGGGCACTCCATATTTCATTCCGAGGGATATTCCCTGCTATATGTGCACCGATATTCCCTGTGTGCCAGTCTGCCCGACCGGCGCGCTAGACCAGAAGTCGGTATCGCGTGAAGAGAACGGGAAAGAGGTCCTTGACATAAACAAGGCAAAGATGGGGCTGGCGGTTATCGATACCGAATCGTGTGTCGCATACTGGGGAATACAGTGTGACGCATGCTACCGCGCATGCCCGATTCTGGGAGAGGCGATAACGATCGACTACATACGCAACGAGCGTACCGGCAAACACGCCAAACTGGTTCCGATCGTTCATGCCGACCACTGCACCGGGTGCGGTTTGTGCGAGCATGCCTGCGTGACCGAAAAGGCCGCTATTTTCGTTCTGCCCAGAGAGGTAGCGATGGGTAAACCCGGCGACTACTACGTAAAAGGGTGGAGTGAGAAGGATCAGGAGCGCATCAAGCAGCGCGATCTTTCCAAACTGCAGACAAAAACGGAACGCAGTGAAAAGAGGGCTCAGGATTACCTGAATATGGATGAGGGGCTTTTCGATGAGTAA